The proteins below come from a single uncultured Carboxylicivirga sp. genomic window:
- a CDS encoding biopolymer transporter ExbD: MGKRDVQEVNAGSMADIAFLLLIFFLVTTTMDSDTGLARLLPPMQDEVDNTNTPPIKERNVFTVLVNSNDQLLVEGKPMGIGELTEAAKEFIENPLDKDDLPEKTEKEVPFFGVQKITKGVISLQTDNGTTYQTYLMVQNELQRAINELRQDLAKRKFGKEYDKLEKEEQDAIRTIVPQKISEAEPKNVGGKS, translated from the coding sequence ATGGGAAAAAGAGACGTACAGGAAGTAAATGCAGGGTCAATGGCGGATATCGCCTTCTTACTTTTGATCTTCTTCCTGGTTACCACTACCATGGACTCAGATACTGGTTTAGCACGTTTGCTTCCTCCTATGCAGGATGAAGTAGATAATACAAATACTCCTCCTATTAAGGAGAGAAACGTGTTTACTGTTTTGGTTAACAGTAATGACCAGCTCTTGGTAGAAGGTAAACCAATGGGGATTGGAGAGTTGACTGAAGCTGCTAAGGAGTTTATTGAAAACCCATTAGATAAAGATGATTTGCCTGAGAAAACTGAGAAAGAAGTTCCTTTCTTTGGAGTACAAAAAATCACTAAAGGAGTTATTTCGTTACAAACTGATAATGGAACAACTTATCAAACTTATTTAATGGTTCAGAATGAACTTCAGCGTGCAATTAATGAACTAAGACAGGATTTAGCTAAGAGAAAATTTGGAAAAGAGTACGATAAACTTGAAAAAGAAGAGCAAGATGCAATTCGTACAATTGTTCCACAAAAGATCTCAGAAGCTGAACCTAAAAACGTAGGAGGTAAAAGTTAG
- a CDS encoding MotA/TolQ/ExbB proton channel family protein yields MKKLFAFLAVFGMLSLGMNAVYAQDEENVADEATTEQVTEESAVSEAPAAAVGDETPTEAPKGIHKQIKVKFIEGGAIFMSFVLLCLIFGLALCIERIIYLNLASTNTKKLLQNIENALSDGGVEAAKEVCRNTRGPVASIFYQGLDRFDEGIEVVEKSVVSYGSVQMGLLEKGLTWISLFIAIAPMLGFMGTVIGMIEAFDNIQTMGTISASAVAGGIKIALITTVSGLIVAIILQVFYNYIVSKIDGIVNTMEDASISLLDILVKFNMKK; encoded by the coding sequence ATGTAGCCGACGAAGCTACAACAGAGCAGGTAACTGAAGAATCAGCAGTTAGTGAAGCACCTGCAGCTGCAGTTGGTGACGAAACTCCAACAGAAGCTCCTAAAGGAATTCACAAACAGATTAAAGTAAAATTCATCGAGGGTGGTGCAATCTTTATGAGTTTTGTATTGTTGTGTCTTATCTTCGGTTTGGCACTATGTATTGAAAGAATTATTTATTTGAATTTAGCTTCTACCAATACTAAGAAGTTACTTCAAAACATTGAAAATGCACTAAGCGACGGTGGTGTTGAAGCTGCAAAAGAAGTTTGCCGTAATACCAGAGGTCCTGTTGCTTCTATTTTCTACCAAGGTCTTGATCGTTTCGATGAAGGTATCGAAGTAGTAGAGAAATCAGTTGTTTCTTACGGATCTGTTCAAATGGGTCTTTTAGAAAAAGGTTTAACTTGGATTTCTTTATTTATTGCAATTGCTCCTATGCTTGGTTTCATGGGTACAGTAATTGGTATGATCGAAGCTTTCGATAACATTCAAACAATGGGTACTATCTCAGCTTCAGCTGTAGCAGGTGGTATTAAAATTGCGTTGATTACTACCGTATCTGGTTTGATCGTAGCTATCATCCTTCAAGTATTTTACAACTACATCGTATCTAAAATCGATGGTATTGTAAACACTATGGAAGATGCTTCTATCTCTCTACTAGATATTTTAGTAAAATTCAACATGAAAAAATAA
- a CDS encoding biopolymer transporter ExbD, whose amino-acid sequence MAKFRKKKSGGQQAINTASLPDIVFMLLFFFMVSTTMKEVDLKVEVRPAQATELSKLEKKELVTFIYVGVPSKQYQSLYGSEPRLQLNDQFATVEDIQSYIAQARDAMKESDQAKMITSIKADKECPMGIITDVKQALRKAAALKINYSAAEKAPDVR is encoded by the coding sequence ATGGCTAAATTCAGAAAAAAGAAGAGTGGAGGCCAGCAAGCTATAAATACTGCCTCTCTACCTGATATCGTGTTTATGTTGCTTTTCTTCTTTATGGTATCAACTACTATGAAGGAGGTAGATCTAAAAGTTGAAGTTAGACCTGCTCAAGCAACTGAATTATCGAAATTAGAGAAAAAAGAATTGGTAACATTTATTTACGTGGGTGTTCCAAGTAAACAATACCAATCTTTATACGGAAGTGAACCTCGACTACAGTTAAACGATCAGTTTGCGACTGTAGAAGACATTCAAAGTTATATTGCTCAGGCAAGGGATGCAATGAAAGAAAGTGATCAGGCAAAAATGATTACTTCAATCAAAGCTGATAAAGAATGTCCAATGGGTATCATTACTGATGTTAAACAAGCTTTACGTAAAGCAGCGGCGTTAAAAATTAACTACTCTGCAGCTGAAAAAGCTCCTGATGTGAGATAA